The Lacticaseibacillus rhamnosus DNA window GTTATTTGAGTTACTGGTAACCGGATTTAGATCACCGGTACGAACGGTTAACTCGACAAATTCGCGAATCCCGATACGGTTATGAGCCATCAGCGCACCTCCTCGTTGTGTGAGTATGATTAGCTTTTAGTATAGAACATACATTCTGTTTGGGGAAATTGTGGGTGGGATTCCGGTTGTTTCTTTGCTTTTAATAGAATTAGAGGCATAATAGGGGGTGTCAAGACATATGACAAATACGGCGGCTTGCAAACACTGTCGATCGGTAAGCCGCGACATCAAATGAGGGACATATGATGAAAAAGACAAGTTTCTGGCGATTGTTAGGGTTTATGGGCGCGATTTTATTGTTATTGACCGCCTGTGGTAAGCAAGGTTCTGCGGCAAAGTCGTCGTCCAGTGCGCCGGTTAAAATTACATACTGGCATCGGATGACCGGGACTTATGACAAGTCGCTGAATAAGTTGATTACCAAATTCAACAATAGCCAAAAGAAGTACAAGGTGGTTGCGACCTCTCAGGGTTCATACAACGCCTTGCAACAAAAGATCATGGCGGCAGGAAAATCCAAGACGCTGCCAACCATGGCCCAGTCACCGTATACAAATATCGGTGACTATGTGAAGAATCAGTTGTTGTTGCCGTTTGATTCGGAAATGTTAAATGGTTCGAATAAATTAAGCAATCGTCAATTGAAAGATATTTACCCAAGCTTTTTAGCGGCGGGCAAATACGACGGTAAGTACTATGGCTTGCCATTTTCAGTTTCCACTTCGGTACTCTTTTATAACAAGAAGTTGATGTCACAGTATAACATCAGTATGCCAAAGACCTGGGCTGATTTTGCGGCGGATCAGGATAAGCTAAAGGGGACCGATATTAACGCCATCGAGCTGGATCAGAGTTATGATGTGGCCTTGGAAGGGATGGCTTATGGTGCTGGCAGTCAGCTGATCACGCCGAAGTTGAAGGCTAACTTGAATGCACCGAAGACATTAGCCGCGGTGAATCAGATCCTTGATTTGCGCAAGAGTGGTGCGTTAAAGACCGCCGGCGAAGATCAGTACTTCAGTGTGCCGTTTGCAAATGGCAAGGCCGTCTTTGGGATTGGTTCCTCTGCTACGGTTCCGGTGTTGCTTCAACAGGCACCCAAGAGTCTTGATTGGGGTACCGCGGTCATTCCGGAATACGAAGGCAAGCGCAGCAACCCGCTCAACGGGAATTACAATGTGCTCTTCAAAGGCGCCTCTAAAGCGCAACAAGCCGGTGCCTGGGCCTTCCAGAAGTTCTTGCTGAAGTCGGAAAATGCCGCACAGTGGGCCAAAGCTTCCGGTTACGTGCCAGTGACTAAGAGTGCGTCTAACAGTGCCACCTTCAAAGCCTATCTGGAAAAGAACACGCAATACAAAGCAGCAGTTTCAGCAGTCTCACAAAGCTTTGCCTCTACTGTTTTTGCCGGTTACACCGACTACCGCAACGATTTGATGAGTACCGTTGACAGTACCTTGACCAAGAATATCAGTGGCGAAACCGCCTTTGATAATCTACAAAAGCAGACCGACAAAATTTTAGAAGAAAATAAATAGTTTTTTAATCAGCCAGTAATACCGCGATGTGTTACTGGCTTTTTGCTGCCATGTCGGTAAACAACCGTCTGTCGCTGCCGATGTCATGATGCGGACATGGCGGAAAACAGTTTACATCATTGAGGTCGGATTTGCGCCGTATTACCTTAGTGGGCTATGATGGTCAAAGCATTGTTATGCATTAAAGGAGACCGATATGGAAATCAATGTACACAAATTTCAGGAAGCTATTTTGGCCGGCACTTTCGAACACACAGCAGTTCACGTCACTGCTGCGGCATTCAAGAAAGACGGCATCGCTGACGCACTGACGAAGGTCTTTGCAGATGTCCGCGCGGCGATTGAGAAGGATCAATTGATTCAGGCGGATTTGGTGGTTGATTTCCCTGAACCGACAACCATTACCGTTGAGACCGGGATCATCAACCTGCCATTTGCGAATGTTAATAAAATCCCTAATTTTCTGGAACCGGATGAAATTGTTCCGGTACGGGTTTATTTAATTGTGGCATCACCTTTTGTCAACGTATCAGGTTTGCGCATTGATGAAGCCGCGACTGCCGCTGATTATTTGCAGGATTTTGACACGATCAATGCCCAAATGACGGCCTCAGTTCAGGAAAAGCTTGAACACATTCAAACCGAAATGGCCAAGCCAAAAGAAACCGTTAAAGAAGTGCCCGCCAATAAGCAAAAGACCACGGCTAAAAAAACCACGCGGCGAGCGACGACCAAGAAGAAAACGACCACGCGGAAAACAACCAAGAAGTCGACTAGTGCAAGTAAGGCGGCGCCCAAACGT harbors:
- a CDS encoding ABC transporter substrate-binding protein; translation: MKKTSFWRLLGFMGAILLLLTACGKQGSAAKSSSSAPVKITYWHRMTGTYDKSLNKLITKFNNSQKKYKVVATSQGSYNALQQKIMAAGKSKTLPTMAQSPYTNIGDYVKNQLLLPFDSEMLNGSNKLSNRQLKDIYPSFLAAGKYDGKYYGLPFSVSTSVLFYNKKLMSQYNISMPKTWADFAADQDKLKGTDINAIELDQSYDVALEGMAYGAGSQLITPKLKANLNAPKTLAAVNQILDLRKSGALKTAGEDQYFSVPFANGKAVFGIGSSATVPVLLQQAPKSLDWGTAVIPEYEGKRSNPLNGNYNVLFKGASKAQQAGAWAFQKFLLKSENAAQWAKASGYVPVTKSASNSATFKAYLEKNTQYKAAVSAVSQSFASTVFAGYTDYRNDLMSTVDSTLTKNISGETAFDNLQKQTDKILEENK